The following is a genomic window from Hymenobacter chitinivorans DSM 11115.
AGCAGCCAGTGGGCCACGTGCTGCTGTTCGGCCTGCTGGAGCAGAGCTTTGAAGTCGGCCTGCAGCTCGGGCACCGGGGCGTCGCCGGGCCAGCGCCCGATGAGCAGGCCCAGGTCGGGGCGGTGGGTAAGGCTGAAAGCGGCGGGCTGAAAATCGGACATCATCAACGGACTGACCGGCGCTTCGGCGCGAAGCACGACAAGGCCCAAGATAGAAAAAGCGCCGGAGCTCAGGTATGCTGAGTTCCGGCGCTTTCGGTTGTGGGGTTCGGTGGCGGCTTACTGGCCCTGCTGCTGCACCAGGCCGCTGCTCAGGCGGCGCAGCACGATTTCGGCTTGCTTGGCCTGGTAGCGGATGTCGAGCAGGCGTACTTCGGCATCGAGCTGGGTGCGCTGGGCCTCGCGCAGGGCCAGGGGCGTGAGCAGGCCCAGGCGGTAGCGCTCCAGGGCAATGGCCACGTTTTCGCGGGCCAGCAGGATGTTGGCTTCTTCCAGTTCCAGCAGCTGCAGGCGGTTTTGGTACTGGGCGTAGGCCTGCTCGGCTTCGGCCTCAATCTGCAGCTGAGTCTGGCTGAGCTGGAGCTGGCTCTGCTCCTCGCCGATGCGGGCATTCTGCTCGAGGCGGCGGCGGTTGAAGCCGTCGAAGATGGGCACCGAGGCCACCACGCCGTAGCTGGGCCCATACACGCGGTTGATGTTGGAGCTCAGCACGCTGCCCTGGGCCGTGTTGATCAGAAAGGCGTTATTGATGTTGCGGGTCAGGCCGTAGCCGCTCTGCAACCCAATTTCGGGAAAGCGGCTGGCCCGCACCAGCTTCCGGTCGTAGGTGGCCACTTCAATATTGGTGCGGGCCTGCTGCAGGCGGGGGTTGTTTTGCTGAATGGCCTGGGCCACCGCGTCGCGGTCCAGAGTGCGGGCCACCACGATGGAGTCGGCGGGCTGGAAGTCGAGGCGGGCTGAGCGGCCCAGCAGGTTGTTGAGGTTGATTTTGGCCGTGGCCAAAGCTTCCTGCTGCTGGATCAGGGCCGACTGGTCGGCGTTGTAATCCACGCGGGCCGTCAGCACTTCCACCTTGGCACTCACGCCCACATCTACCCGGGCCTGGGTCAGATCAATACGGGCCTGCCCGATTTTGAGGGCTTCCTCAATCGACTTGATTTTGCCCGACTCCCGCACCACGGCAAAGTAGGCGCTGGTAATGTCGGCCACGGTTTCCTCCAGCGTGGCCCGGGTGAGCTGCTGCTGGCTTTGGTTCAGGGCCTTGAGCCGGTCGTAGGCAATGAACATTCCGAACCCGTCGAAAATGGTCCAGGTGCCGGTCAGGTTGGCGTTCAGGGCATTGGCCTTGCCGCCGTTGATAACCACCGGCGCCGTTTCGCCCCGTTCCTGCCGGGTGTTGTTGATATTGAAGGTGCGGCTCACGTTACCGTTCACCGTGGGCAGCTGCCCGGCGTTGCCGCGGGTTACGTTGTTGGCGGCAATCTGCTCGTCGGTGCGGGCCAGCCGGATGTTGTAGTTGTTTTCCAGACCGATGCGGATGGCTTCGGCCAGCGTCAGCGGGGCGGCCGGGGCCACGGTTACCGGCTTCTCGGTCTGGGCCTTGGCCTGGGGCTGGGTGGCGGGCTGCCGGGGCATGGGCACGGGCTGCTGGGCCCGGGCCGTGAGCGGCAACGCCAACAGCAGCAGGGCAGCGGGTGAAAGGAAAAAACGACGGGCGGAAAACTGCATTCGAAATGAAGTGTGGAGCGACATACGGGCTTCCAACCAAAAAGAAGGAAGCCCGCGCGTTGTTTTTGGTTAGGCGGTTACGGCTTGTTGCGGTTCGGCCTCGGCCTTCTTCTTGCCGTGCTTTTTGGCCGTGGCGAAGTACGAGTACATCACCGGCACCACGTACAGCGTCAGGCCCGTGGCGAAGAACAGGCCGCCCACCACGCCGATACCCATGGCGCGCCGGCTCAGGGCGCCTGCGCCGGTAGCAATGGCAATGGGCAGAATCCCCAGAATGGCGCAGAGTGAAGTCATCAGGATGGGGCGGAAGCGGGCCGTGGCGCCTTCCACCAGGCCGGTCATGTAGTCCACGCCTTCCGACTCGACGCGCTGGTTGGCAAATTCCACGATGAGAATACCGTTTTTGGTAACTAGCCCCACCAGCATGATAATGCCAATCTGCGAAAACAGGTTGAGCGTCTGGTTGAAGTACCACAGGCTGAGCAGGGCGCCCGACAAGGCCAGCGGCACCGTCACCATGATGATGACCGGGTCGCGGAAGCTTTCGAACTGGGCCGCCAGCACCAGATAAATCAGCACCAGGGCCAGGCCGAAGGCGAAGAGCAGTGACGAGGAGCTTTCCTCAAAGTCGCGCGAGGCCCCCGACAGCTCGGTGGAAAACGTGTCGTCCAGGTTTTTCTCGGCGATGCTGCGCATGGCTGCAATACCGTCGCCTAGGGTTTTGCCCGGGGCCAGGGAGGCCGAGAAAGTGGCCGAGTTGTAGCGGTTGAAGCGGTAGAGCTGGGGCGGGGTGCTGCTCTCGGAAAGGTTGATGACGTTGTCGAGCTGCACCAACGAGCCGTCGGCACTTTTCACCGACAGCAGGCGCACGTCGAGCGGCTGGTTACGGTCTTCGCGCGCCACCTGCCCGATAATCTGGTACTGCTTGCCTTCCTTGATAAAGTAGCCGAAGCGCTGCCCGCTCAGGCCCGACTGCAACGTCTGGGAAATGCTCTGCACCGATACGCCCAGGCTCTGGGCCTTTTCCCGGTCGATGTTCACGCGCAGCTCGGGCTTATTAAACTTCAGGTTCACGTCCACGAACTGGAAGGTGGGGTCCTGGCGGGCGGCATCCAAGAATTTGGGCACGGCCGTGCGCAGCTTGTCGAAGTCCTGGGTCTGGATAACGAACTGCACCGGCAAGCCGCCACCCCCGCCGCCGCTGCCAATACTCTGGTCCTGCGACACTGAGGTGCGGGCCGCCGTCAGCTTGCGCACGCCGGCGCTGAGCTTGGTGGCAATCTGGTCCTGGGTAACGGGGCGCTTGTCGGCGTCGAGCAGCAGCACCCGGGCCGTACCCGAGTTGGAGCCGCCCCCGAAGCCGGGCGAAGTCACGGCAAACACGCTGCTCAGGTTATTTTCCCCCACCGAATCGACGGCCAGCTTGCTGATCTGGTTCATGTAGGCGTCCATGTACTCGAACGAGGCGCCCTCCGGACCCGTGGCGTTGATGTTGACGCGGCTGCGGTCTTCCACCGGGGCCAGCTCCGAGGGAATGGCTTTCATGAAAAACCAGATGCCCACGCCCGTGCCCGCCACCACCAGCCAGGCCAGCCAGCGGTTGCGCAAAAACGTCTGTAGGCTGTCCTGGTAGCCGCCAATCATCTTCTCAAAGAAGGGCTCCGTTTTGCGGTAAAACCAGTTGTGGGTTTCCTCGCGCTTGAGCAGTACCGAGCACATCATCGGCGTCAGGGTCAAGGACACGAAGGCCGAAATGAGCACCGAGCCGGCCACCACAATGCCAAATTCGCGGAACAGGCGGCCGGTAATACCGGTCAGGAACACCACCGGCAGGAACACCGCCGCCAGTACAATCGTGGTACTGATAACGGCCATCAGAATTTCCTCCGAGCCCTTGATGGCGGCTTCTTTCGGGTCCTCGCCTTCCTCAATCCGGGAGTAAATATTCTCCAGCACCACAATGGCGTCGTCGACCACCAGACCGATGGCCAGCACGATGGCCAGCAGCGTCAGCACGTTGATGGAGAAGTCGAGCAGGTACATCACGAAGAAAATACCCACCAACGACACCGGAATGGCCACCACCGGAATCAGCGTGGAGCGCCAGTCGCGCAAGAACAGGAAGATGATAATGACCACCAGCACGAAGGCCTCGATGATGGTGTGCTCTACCTCGTTGATGGATTTGCGGATAAACACCGAGTTGTCGAAGCCCGGCTTGAGGACCAGGTCTTTGGGCAAATCCTTGCCATAGAGGGCAATACGCTTGTTGAACTCGTCGGCAATATCAATCTGGTTGGACCCCGGCTGCGGAATCACGGCCAGGCCCACCATCGGCACGCCGTTCACCTTGAAGATGGTCTGGTCGTTTTCGGGGTAGAGCTCGGCGTAGCCCACGTCGGAGAAGCGCACCAACGACGACTCATCCTTGCGGATAATCAGGTTGTTGAAGTCCTCGACCGAGGTCAGCCGGCCCATGGTGCGCAGCGTGAGCTGGGTGTTTTCGCCCTGCACGGCGCCGCTGGGCAGCTCCACGTTTTCGCGGGTCAGGGCGGCCTGCACGTCCACGGGGCTCACGCCCAGGGCGGCGAGCTTCACGGGGTCCATCCACAGGCGCATGGAGTACTTCCGCTCGCCGTACACCCGCACTTCCGACACGCCCGGAATGGTCTGCAGACGCTCTTTGAGGGTATTGTTGGCGTAGTCGGTCAGCTCCAGCAAGGTGCGCTGGTTGGAGCTGAGGTAGGTCATGACAATGGGCTGGGAGTCAGCATTGGCCTTGCTCACAATGGGCGGGTCAATGTCGCGCGGGAGGCGGCCCTGGGCCCCCGATACTTTGTCGCGCACGTCGTTGGCGGCCGTTTCCAGGTCGGCGTCGAGGTCAAACTCGACTGTAATCTGGGTACGCCCGTCGCGGGAGTTAGAAGTCAGGTTCTTGATGCCGGCAATGCCGTTCAAGGCTTCTTCGAGCGGCTCGGTCACCTGGCCCTGCATTACGTCGGCCGAGGCCCCGGTGTAGCTGGCCGACACCGTAATAATGGGCGGGTCCACGCTCGGGTATTCCCGGATGCTGAGGTAGCGAAACCCGATAACGCCGAAGATGACGATGACCAGGCTCATCACGATGGCGAGAACCGGCCGGTTTATACTTGTGGAGGATAAGCTCATGTTATTTCACGCAGTGTTTCGCGGTGGATGGCGCAGTGTCTCGCAGAGGGCGGCCACCGCGAAACCCTGCGGAAACCACTGCGAGACACTGCGTGAAATGCTATTTGGTCACACGTACCGCGTCGCCGGGCTTCACTTGCAAAATGCCCGTGCGAATCACGGAGTCGCCCACGGCCAGGCCGTCGGTAATCTGAATTACTTTATCCGAGCGGATACCAATCTTGACTTTCTTCGGCACCATTTTGCCCTTTTGTACGGTGTAGACGCTGTAGCCGCTGGCCTCGGGAATCACCGACTCCGTGGGCACCTGCAGCGCATCGGTCGACTCACCCAGCTGCAGGTTTACTTTCACGAAGGCGCCGGGGCGCAGCTCGTTGCGGGCGTTGGCGTAGCGGGCCCGCACGGGTTGGGTGCGGCTCACCGGGTCAATCTGCGGGTCAATGGCGTAGACCTTGGCGTCGTACTTTTTATTGGTGCCCTCGTCGGTTACGCTCACCACGTCGCCCACCCGCACGTTGTTGGCAAACCGGCCCGGCACGGCGAAGTCAATCTTAACGGGCCGCACGCGGGAGAGGGTCGTAATTTCGGTGCCGGGACTCACGTAAGTGCCCACGGTGGCAGTAGTCAAACCCAGCACGCCATCGAACGGGGCCCGCACGTAGGCCTTGGCCAACGACGCCTGCAGGGCTTTCAAATCGGCCTGGGCGGTCTGGAGCTGGTTATTGGCCTGCTCGTATTCCTGGGCGCTGATGTATTCTTTGTCGAGCAGGGTACGCTGGCGCTTTTCCTGGTCCCGAAACAGCTGAATATTGTACTGCTGCTTGCGGATGGCGGCCTGGGCCTCGTCGGCATTGATGCTGAACAGCAGCTGACCTTTGCGCACGGGCTGTCCTTCGCGAATGTTGAGGCTGGTAATCTTGCCCGACAGCTCGCTCTTAATCACCACCGACTCGTCGGCCAGCACGGAGCCCGTAGCGGCCACTTCGTCCGAGAGGTTGGTGGGCTTCACCACGTAGACCTGCACCGGCAGCTTTTGGGCGCCGCCTTTGCCGCCCCCCGCCCCGCCGGGGCCGCCCTTACCGCCGCCCCCGCCGGCCGCCCCGCGGCCCCCCGCGCCGCCACCTTTGGCGTCGGCATTCGGGGAAGGAAAATACTTTATTTTAATAAAGGCCAGGGCGGCAATAAAGGCCACCGTGAGTACAATCCACAACACCTTGCGCCCGGGGCGCGACTCAGTTTCTACCGTTTCTTGTTCGTATTGCATGTAAAAGGGGATATTTCCCAACTCAATTCACTCCGTGCCAATTGGCGTAGACCATTGACGTTCAACAACGACAGGCTGCCCGGAAGGGTTCGGTCAAATCCGGCGGCGGGTTTGGCCCTCGGGCAATAAGCCTCTGGTAAAGCCGGCCGGAGTACTGTTGTAACAGGGGGTAAGACACAAAAAAAGCCTGCTGGTTGCAGGCTTTTTCTATTTAGCGCGGGGCTAATTACATGGCTTTGGCATTGATGTAGTTCTTAGCCAGGTTGTTGAGTAGCGTGTCGGTGGCTTGCTCTTCCTGCAGCGTCTGGCGCAGCAGCTCCGCCGATTCGGAGTGGCCCAGGCGCAGCGCGTAGTGAGCCGCCGTGCCGTAGCCCGCAATTTCGTAGTGCTCCACGCGCTGGGCCGCCGCAATCAGGGCGGCGTCTTTTACCTCGTCGGTGGCATCTTCGGCAATGGTTTCCTTGCCTTCGGCCACCAGGCCCTGCATGGCTTTGCAGGTGTGGCCTTCCAGCTTCAGTCCCAAGCCGCGGCCAATTTGTTCGAGGCGAGCCAGCTGGTTTTTGGTTTCCGTCAGGTGCTGGTCGAAGGCCTGTTGCAGGCGCGGGTCGCGGGCTTCCTTAGCCATGTCGGGCAGGGCCTTGGTCAGCTGGGTTTCGGCGCTGTACAAGTCGCGCAGTTGTTCCTGAAACAGGTCGTCGAGGCTTTTGAGTTTGTCAGCCATAGCAAGTAGGGTAGTAGGGTTGTGGAGGAAAAAAGACCAGTTCCTGCCGGGCAGGAGTATTCCTCTACGGGCCCTAACGCCGGAGGTTGGCCGGCCCAAAACTAGCGCTGAGCTTCGCCAGAGTCGTATCCGCCGCCGTATTTCCCCGTACTTTTACCGCTATGAAAACGCCCAAAGAGCCCACCGAAGCCCACCGCAACTTCTTCCGCGACGTGCACGACGTGGTGCGCCTCATTCCCCGGGGCCGCGTAACTACCTACGGCGCCATTGCCCACTACCTTGGCGCCCGGCACGGGGCCCGCATGGTAGGCTGGGCCATGATGGCGGCCCACCCCAGCGTGGGCCCCGACGCCATTCCGGCCTACCGGGTCGTCAACCGGCTGGGCCTGCTCACCGGCCGGCAGCACTTTGCCACGCCCACGGCCATGCAGAACTTTCTCGAAGCCGAAGGCATCCAGATTATCGACGACCAGGTGCAGGACTTCAAAACCCGCTTCTGGGACCCCAGCACCGAGCTGACCTAGCGCCGGCCCGGCCGGGAACGGAACTTTTTAACGTAGAAAATTCCCTCCTTGGGTATCACCTTCTTAAAGGCCGGGGCCGCATCGACGGCCGTCGGAATGGCGCACTCCAGATACGTGGGCGTGGAAAAGTCGGGTACGAAGCTGTGGCAGGCCTGCTGGGTGCCGGTGGCGCAGAGCTCAATCGGGCGGCGCCGGTCGTTCCAGCTCAGGGCCAGGTAGCTACCGGGCAGCAAGGTGCCGGCTTCCTGGCCATTGACGAGCACCGTCAGGGCCTGGGTGGGCGCCGCGTCGGGGCGGCGGTACAGGTAAATGGCCGCGG
Proteins encoded in this region:
- a CDS encoding TolC family protein; translation: MQFSARRFFLSPAALLLLALPLTARAQQPVPMPRQPATQPQAKAQTEKPVTVAPAAPLTLAEAIRIGLENNYNIRLARTDEQIAANNVTRGNAGQLPTVNGNVSRTFNINNTRQERGETAPVVINGGKANALNANLTGTWTIFDGFGMFIAYDRLKALNQSQQQLTRATLEETVADITSAYFAVVRESGKIKSIEEALKIGQARIDLTQARVDVGVSAKVEVLTARVDYNADQSALIQQQEALATAKINLNNLLGRSARLDFQPADSIVVARTLDRDAVAQAIQQNNPRLQQARTNIEVATYDRKLVRASRFPEIGLQSGYGLTRNINNAFLINTAQGSVLSSNINRVYGPSYGVVASVPIFDGFNRRRLEQNARIGEEQSQLQLSQTQLQIEAEAEQAYAQYQNRLQLLELEEANILLARENVAIALERYRLGLLTPLALREAQRTQLDAEVRLLDIRYQAKQAEIVLRRLSSGLVQQQGQ
- a CDS encoding YciE/YciF ferroxidase family protein, with product MADKLKSLDDLFQEQLRDLYSAETQLTKALPDMAKEARDPRLQQAFDQHLTETKNQLARLEQIGRGLGLKLEGHTCKAMQGLVAEGKETIAEDATDEVKDAALIAAAQRVEHYEIAGYGTAAHYALRLGHSESAELLRQTLQEEQATDTLLNNLAKNYINAKAM
- a CDS encoding MGMT family protein; this translates as MKTPKEPTEAHRNFFRDVHDVVRLIPRGRVTTYGAIAHYLGARHGARMVGWAMMAAHPSVGPDAIPAYRVVNRLGLLTGRQHFATPTAMQNFLEAEGIQIIDDQVQDFKTRFWDPSTELT
- a CDS encoding efflux RND transporter periplasmic adaptor subunit, encoding MQYEQETVETESRPGRKVLWIVLTVAFIAALAFIKIKYFPSPNADAKGGGAGGRGAAGGGGGKGGPGGAGGGKGGAQKLPVQVYVVKPTNLSDEVAATGSVLADESVVIKSELSGKITSLNIREGQPVRKGQLLFSINADEAQAAIRKQQYNIQLFRDQEKRQRTLLDKEYISAQEYEQANNQLQTAQADLKALQASLAKAYVRAPFDGVLGLTTATVGTYVSPGTEITTLSRVRPVKIDFAVPGRFANNVRVGDVVSVTDEGTNKKYDAKVYAIDPQIDPVSRTQPVRARYANARNELRPGAFVKVNLQLGESTDALQVPTESVIPEASGYSVYTVQKGKMVPKKVKIGIRSDKVIQITDGLAVGDSVIRTGILQVKPGDAVRVTK
- a CDS encoding efflux RND transporter permease subunit, producing the protein MSLSSTSINRPVLAIVMSLVIVIFGVIGFRYLSIREYPSVDPPIITVSASYTGASADVMQGQVTEPLEEALNGIAGIKNLTSNSRDGRTQITVEFDLDADLETAANDVRDKVSGAQGRLPRDIDPPIVSKANADSQPIVMTYLSSNQRTLLELTDYANNTLKERLQTIPGVSEVRVYGERKYSMRLWMDPVKLAALGVSPVDVQAALTRENVELPSGAVQGENTQLTLRTMGRLTSVEDFNNLIIRKDESSLVRFSDVGYAELYPENDQTIFKVNGVPMVGLAVIPQPGSNQIDIADEFNKRIALYGKDLPKDLVLKPGFDNSVFIRKSINEVEHTIIEAFVLVVIIIFLFLRDWRSTLIPVVAIPVSLVGIFFVMYLLDFSINVLTLLAIVLAIGLVVDDAIVVLENIYSRIEEGEDPKEAAIKGSEEILMAVISTTIVLAAVFLPVVFLTGITGRLFREFGIVVAGSVLISAFVSLTLTPMMCSVLLKREETHNWFYRKTEPFFEKMIGGYQDSLQTFLRNRWLAWLVVAGTGVGIWFFMKAIPSELAPVEDRSRVNINATGPEGASFEYMDAYMNQISKLAVDSVGENNLSSVFAVTSPGFGGGSNSGTARVLLLDADKRPVTQDQIATKLSAGVRKLTAARTSVSQDQSIGSGGGGGGLPVQFVIQTQDFDKLRTAVPKFLDAARQDPTFQFVDVNLKFNKPELRVNIDREKAQSLGVSVQSISQTLQSGLSGQRFGYFIKEGKQYQIIGQVAREDRNQPLDVRLLSVKSADGSLVQLDNVINLSESSTPPQLYRFNRYNSATFSASLAPGKTLGDGIAAMRSIAEKNLDDTFSTELSGASRDFEESSSSLLFAFGLALVLIYLVLAAQFESFRDPVIIMVTVPLALSGALLSLWYFNQTLNLFSQIGIIMLVGLVTKNGILIVEFANQRVESEGVDYMTGLVEGATARFRPILMTSLCAILGILPIAIATGAGALSRRAMGIGVVGGLFFATGLTLYVVPVMYSYFATAKKHGKKKAEAEPQQAVTA